In Miscanthus floridulus cultivar M001 chromosome 5, ASM1932011v1, whole genome shotgun sequence, one genomic interval encodes:
- the LOC136452541 gene encoding microtubule-associated protein RP/EB family member 1A-like produces MDAAHPGAVPMHKGNFDAKMEYDMIQNYKVLQDVFNKLKITKPTKDIQKICRGRPCFTLEGQASIHVSAQKYICSIALMVFQQLGGNGP; encoded by the exons ATGGACGCGGCGCATCCCGGTGCCGTGCCAATGCACAAGGGTAACTTCGACGCCAAGATGGAGTACGACATGATCCAGAATTACAAGGTCCTGCAGGATGTGTTCAACAAGCTCAAGATCACTAAG CCTACCAAGGACATCCAGAAAATCTGCCGCGGCAGGCCATGCTTCACTTTGGAAGGCCAGGCTTCAATACATGTTTCTGCGCAAAAATACATATGCA GTATTGCCTTGATGGTGTTTCAGCAACTCGGGGGAAATGGACCTTGA